In the genome of Pseudoliparis swirei isolate HS2019 ecotype Mariana Trench chromosome 3, NWPU_hadal_v1, whole genome shotgun sequence, one region contains:
- the LOC130188706 gene encoding claudin-4-like isoform X2 — translation MASMGIQMLASALCLLGWAGVIISCILPMWRVTAFVGTTIVTSQTIWEGIWMTCVVQSTGQIMCKPYDSLLALSSDLQAARALVVLAAVTGGAGLVLAFVGGKCTRFLDEEGGGVKGKVAVAAGAVLMVTGLLCLIPTSWTAGSVVKKFYSADIDAQRREIGASIYIGWGASILLVLGGGLFISSACPLNAHNTDKSPSVRYLVVRSSNGSSRSENDDAFSNPTRTYL, via the exons atGGCCTCCATGGGGATACAGATGCTGGCCAGCGCCCTGTGCCTCCTGGGTTGGGCAGGGGTCATCATCAGCTGCATCCTGCCCATGTGGCGGGTCACGGCCTTCGTGGGGACTACCATCGTCACCTCGCAGACCATCTGGGAGGGCATCTGGATGACCTGCGTGGTGCAGAGCACGGGGCAGATCATGTGCAAACCGTACGACTCTCTCCTGGCGCTCAGCAGCGACCTGCAGGCCGCCAGGGCCCTCGTCGTGCTCGCCGCCGTCACGGGCGGCGCGGGCCTCGTCCTGGCCTTCGTCGGGGGGAAGTGCACTCGCTTTTTGGACGAAGAAGGGGGCGGGGTCAAGGGCAAGGTGGCCGTGGCGGCGGGGGCCGTTTTGATGGTCACGGGGCTGCTGTGTTTGATTCCCACGTCGTGGACGGCCGGGTCGGTGGTGAAGAAGTTCTACAGCGCCGACATCGATGCCCAGCGGAGGGAGATCGGAGCGTCCATCTACATCGGATGGGGGGCGTCCATCCTGCTTGTGCTGGGAGGGGGGTTGTTCATCAGCTCCGCGTGCCCCCTCAATGCCCACAACACAGACAAGAGCCCCTCGGTCCGCTACCTGGTGGTCCGCTCCTCCAACGGGTCCAGCAGG AGTGAGAACGACGACGCCTTCTCCAATCCAACAAGAACATACTTATGA
- the LOC130188706 gene encoding claudin-4-like isoform X1 produces the protein MASMGIQMLASALCLLGWAGVIISCILPMWRVTAFVGTTIVTSQTIWEGIWMTCVVQSTGQIMCKPYDSLLALSSDLQAARALVVLAAVTGGAGLVLAFVGGKCTRFLDEEGGGVKGKVAVAAGAVLMVTGLLCLIPTSWTAGSVVKKFYSADIDAQRREIGASIYIGWGASILLVLGGGLFISSACPLNAHNTDKSPSVRYLVVRSSNGSSRVAQPIRVPASTSQPAGAGPPRSQSHDGSSTKPPVYARPPWEDGPEPDSRAESEGSSTKSQKKRAESTKSENSEAPSTKSQLKRAEMEEVLSVESENDDAFSNPTRTYL, from the coding sequence atGGCCTCCATGGGGATACAGATGCTGGCCAGCGCCCTGTGCCTCCTGGGTTGGGCAGGGGTCATCATCAGCTGCATCCTGCCCATGTGGCGGGTCACGGCCTTCGTGGGGACTACCATCGTCACCTCGCAGACCATCTGGGAGGGCATCTGGATGACCTGCGTGGTGCAGAGCACGGGGCAGATCATGTGCAAACCGTACGACTCTCTCCTGGCGCTCAGCAGCGACCTGCAGGCCGCCAGGGCCCTCGTCGTGCTCGCCGCCGTCACGGGCGGCGCGGGCCTCGTCCTGGCCTTCGTCGGGGGGAAGTGCACTCGCTTTTTGGACGAAGAAGGGGGCGGGGTCAAGGGCAAGGTGGCCGTGGCGGCGGGGGCCGTTTTGATGGTCACGGGGCTGCTGTGTTTGATTCCCACGTCGTGGACGGCCGGGTCGGTGGTGAAGAAGTTCTACAGCGCCGACATCGATGCCCAGCGGAGGGAGATCGGAGCGTCCATCTACATCGGATGGGGGGCGTCCATCCTGCTTGTGCTGGGAGGGGGGTTGTTCATCAGCTCCGCGTGCCCCCTCAATGCCCACAACACAGACAAGAGCCCCTCGGTCCGCTACCTGGTGGTCCGCTCCTCCAACGGGTCCAGCAGGGTCGCTCAACCCATCAGAGTACCGGCGTCCACGTCTCAGCCtgcgggggcggggcctcccaGGTCTCAAAGCCACGATGGATCGTCCACGAAGCCGCCGGTGTACGCCAGGCCTCCGTGGGAGGACGGGCCCGAGCCGGACTCGAGAGCGGAGTCGGAGGGATCGTCGACGAAGTCTCAGAAGAAAAGAGCGGAGTCGACAAAGTCCGAAAACAGCGAGGCGCCGTCGACAAAGTCTCAGCTGAAACGAGCAGAAATGGAAGAGGTGTTATCAGTTGAGAGTGAGAACGACGACGCCTTCTCCAATCCAACAAGAACATACTTATGA